In Umboniibacter marinipuniceus, a single genomic region encodes these proteins:
- a CDS encoding aspartate aminotransferase family protein translates to MKENMASLMAKDAEVLLHPASSITALLANGPDMITSAKGSTVTDANGRELLDAVGGLWCVNVGYGRKELADAMQQAAQQISYYHTFSNASNPWQVALAEKLLSKAPEQMTKIFFGSSGSDANDTIIKLVWHYFALKGQHSKTKMIAREQGYHGTSISTASLTGLGGFHKEFPLPLDFVLRTECPHFYTRGKAGETEEQFCDRLIDEVAQLIEREGAENIGAFFAEPIHAAGGVIEPPKGYYPKLQSLLKANDILLVADEVVCGYGRLGKWFGSQVLDIKPDFMATAKGLTSGYFPMSAVFMTQDIWEVMKLGSEKLGAFSHGYTYSGHPIGAAVALANLEIIEKEGLVELAGETGRYLHEQLQAEIGDHPHVAEIRGRGLIAGVQLVANKASKLLPDPAEKWPLKVANACREAGVIVRPLPSVGTIAISPPLVITREEVDQLVSVLKQAIDSVTFGN, encoded by the coding sequence ATGAAAGAAAATATGGCGAGCTTGATGGCTAAGGATGCAGAGGTTCTATTACACCCAGCTTCTTCAATTACGGCATTATTGGCCAACGGTCCAGATATGATTACGTCGGCTAAGGGCTCAACGGTCACGGATGCGAATGGACGAGAGCTCCTCGATGCGGTGGGTGGTCTGTGGTGCGTTAATGTGGGTTACGGACGCAAAGAATTAGCGGACGCTATGCAGCAAGCAGCTCAGCAAATTAGTTACTATCATACGTTTTCAAACGCCTCGAACCCTTGGCAGGTTGCTTTAGCTGAGAAACTGCTCAGTAAAGCTCCCGAGCAGATGACGAAAATCTTTTTTGGGAGTTCCGGCAGTGATGCTAACGATACGATTATTAAATTGGTGTGGCACTACTTCGCGTTAAAAGGGCAGCATAGCAAGACCAAGATGATTGCTAGAGAGCAGGGTTACCATGGCACCTCAATCTCAACGGCGTCGCTAACTGGTCTAGGTGGCTTCCATAAGGAGTTCCCGCTGCCGCTTGATTTCGTATTGCGTACAGAGTGTCCGCACTTCTATACCAGAGGGAAAGCGGGTGAGACCGAGGAGCAGTTTTGTGATCGCCTAATTGACGAAGTAGCACAGCTCATTGAACGAGAAGGCGCCGAGAATATTGGCGCGTTCTTTGCCGAACCTATTCACGCAGCGGGTGGGGTTATCGAACCTCCAAAGGGTTATTACCCAAAACTGCAATCGCTATTGAAGGCAAATGATATTCTCTTAGTTGCTGACGAAGTGGTCTGCGGATATGGTCGTTTGGGCAAGTGGTTTGGATCGCAGGTACTTGATATCAAACCTGACTTCATGGCCACCGCAAAGGGTTTAACCAGTGGCTATTTCCCAATGTCTGCCGTGTTTATGACGCAAGATATTTGGGAAGTAATGAAGTTAGGCTCCGAGAAATTGGGCGCCTTCTCTCACGGATACACGTACAGTGGTCACCCAATTGGTGCTGCCGTCGCTCTGGCTAATCTTGAAATTATTGAGAAAGAAGGCTTAGTTGAGCTAGCAGGTGAGACTGGCCGTTACTTACACGAGCAGCTACAAGCCGAAATTGGTGATCATCCTCACGTTGCGGAAATCCGCGGGCGTGGTCTTATCGCCGGTGTACAATTAGTGGCGAATAAAGCGAGCAAGTTGCTTCCGGACCCTGCTGAGAAGTGGCCGTTGAAAGTAGCCAATGCCTGTCGCGAAGCGGGCGTAATTGTTCGTCCACTGCCAAGTGTAGG
- a CDS encoding hydrolase: MTETALHTTKSSLIAKLHSEADWMIAETRRLAELNSGTTNVDGLNLVANELIQLFSTWADRSECRALPAIESVSSDGSMDRWDTAPMLIFARNEQAPLQLLCTGHYDTVFPAHSAFQTTWVEGNHLRGPGVADMKGGLMVLLATLRAIAGTPLDSLIGVTVAISPDEEIGSPRSAPELTKLAQNKHFGLTYEPALADGTLAGARKGSGNFSMIVRGLAKHAGREFFEGKNAITAAAKFATQIESLSNRETGLTVNIGKIEGGGPVNVVPELAIVRFNIRVDQPEDTRIINTINNLAGEISAETGCSFDLHGHFNRPPKPMTEAQQQMFELLRSCGAELGLDVQWKPTGGCCEGNNLAAAGLLNIDTLGVRGGLIHSDEEFACLDSFAERAQLSALLICALAEKSIPNINALLGDA, translated from the coding sequence ATGACCGAAACTGCATTACATACTACCAAATCGTCTTTAATTGCTAAGCTTCATTCAGAAGCTGACTGGATGATAGCTGAGACACGGCGACTAGCCGAATTAAATTCTGGCACCACGAATGTCGACGGTCTCAATTTGGTCGCGAACGAGCTAATCCAATTGTTCAGTACCTGGGCAGACCGAAGCGAGTGTCGAGCTCTTCCTGCTATTGAGTCGGTGTCGTCTGACGGGTCTATGGACCGATGGGACACTGCTCCCATGCTTATTTTCGCTCGCAACGAGCAAGCCCCATTGCAGTTACTCTGTACGGGTCACTATGACACCGTGTTTCCGGCTCATAGTGCATTTCAAACCACTTGGGTTGAGGGTAATCACCTCCGTGGTCCAGGTGTTGCCGATATGAAAGGCGGTTTAATGGTGCTGCTCGCTACGCTCAGAGCCATTGCTGGAACACCGCTGGATTCCTTAATTGGTGTTACCGTCGCGATTTCCCCTGACGAAGAGATTGGCTCTCCTCGTTCGGCTCCAGAATTAACTAAGCTCGCGCAGAATAAGCATTTCGGACTCACGTACGAACCAGCGTTGGCCGACGGAACCCTCGCCGGCGCACGAAAGGGCAGCGGCAACTTCAGCATGATCGTAAGAGGCCTAGCAAAGCATGCGGGTAGAGAGTTCTTCGAGGGCAAGAACGCCATCACCGCCGCAGCTAAGTTTGCCACCCAGATTGAGTCGCTCAGCAACCGCGAAACTGGCCTGACTGTAAACATTGGCAAGATTGAAGGTGGCGGCCCAGTCAATGTGGTACCCGAACTCGCTATTGTTCGCTTTAACATTCGCGTTGATCAACCGGAAGACACTCGTATTATCAACACGATTAACAACCTCGCAGGCGAGATCTCGGCTGAAACTGGCTGTTCGTTTGACTTACATGGCCACTTCAATCGCCCTCCGAAACCAATGACGGAAGCACAACAACAGATGTTCGAACTACTTCGAAGCTGCGGTGCTGAATTAGGCTTGGATGTGCAGTGGAAGCCAACTGGGGGCTGCTGTGAAGGTAATAATTTGGCCGCCGCGGGATTATTGAATATCGACACCCTCGGGGTTCGAGGTGGCCTAATC